From a single Desulfitibacter sp. BRH_c19 genomic region:
- a CDS encoding phosphoenolpyruvate synthase: MVNMVKSFKELTPELQDFAGGKGAMLARMFQGGFPVPEGFVVLPSVFQDERLTDEAWDEVRVHLQTVRKNKAEVLFAVRSSALSEDSAQAAFAGEFETVLNVNTDEEILKAIHAVYKSRQSERVKVYSSVQGMDQTHQIAVVIQLMVPSEISGVLFTADPISGSFENMIGNYVYGLGEQLVSGEADAYPFKLIRPKGKYKGPDDFKKYASNLYKYAAKLEKELGSPQDIEWAVAKGKLYLLQARPITTLTSGNLDTYEINESLAGDALWVNTNVGEAIPDVITPLTWSIVRDLDIEISFIPGYYLWSGNICGRIYSNLSQRLSAITALYGWDAKRAMQLLIGDVFGHIPEDLSVPVYPFSRLGLIKLMLPGVRHLIQGTLRASKNMPQFLKDTPIWCRRMTEQIKIIKTKEELLELWKKELEPYNSKAWWSLITGGSKAGIALAFNKKLTKLIGSEDANTLLSNLRRDSGLASLGPVVGIAKIIKGEMTREEYLVEYGHRGPHEFELSMPDPLEDDTWLEKQIEEFKKSDTDVEGLLKKQHTQYEDALKRFQERVPNKVKWLEKQIIKASEGARVREAARSEFVRVFRVMRTFMLKTGELTGIGDDVFFLYINEVEDLLSGRYDSVKHIPSRKENFEKYKALPQFPSIIRGRFNPYEWAKDPNRRLEYYDATMHTVSASDSETLKGYAGAAGKVEGIVRILLNTEEGEKLLPGEILVATTTNIGWTLFFPKAAAIITDIGAPLSHAAIVARELGIPAVVGCGNATTRLKTGDRVLVDGGHGVVQILD; encoded by the coding sequence ATAGTGAATATGGTTAAAAGCTTTAAAGAGTTGACTCCTGAACTTCAAGACTTTGCAGGTGGAAAAGGTGCCATGCTGGCTAGAATGTTTCAGGGTGGATTTCCAGTACCGGAAGGCTTTGTTGTTTTACCGTCGGTTTTTCAGGATGAAAGATTAACTGATGAAGCCTGGGATGAGGTGCGAGTTCATCTGCAGACGGTCAGAAAAAACAAGGCAGAAGTGCTGTTTGCAGTAAGATCCTCTGCTTTAAGCGAGGACTCTGCCCAAGCAGCATTTGCAGGTGAGTTTGAAACTGTTCTCAATGTCAATACGGACGAGGAAATTCTAAAAGCCATCCATGCGGTTTATAAGTCAAGACAATCGGAAAGAGTAAAAGTATATAGCTCTGTTCAAGGTATGGACCAGACTCACCAGATAGCTGTAGTGATTCAATTAATGGTGCCGTCTGAAATTTCAGGCGTTTTGTTTACGGCTGATCCGATATCAGGAAGCTTTGAAAATATGATAGGAAATTACGTATATGGATTGGGTGAGCAGCTTGTATCGGGAGAGGCTGATGCATATCCTTTTAAATTGATTCGGCCAAAGGGGAAATATAAGGGTCCCGATGATTTTAAGAAATATGCTTCAAATCTATATAAATATGCTGCCAAGCTTGAGAAGGAATTGGGAAGTCCTCAGGATATTGAATGGGCTGTGGCAAAGGGGAAACTGTACCTCCTGCAGGCAAGGCCGATAACCACATTGACATCAGGAAATTTGGACACTTATGAAATAAACGAAAGTTTAGCCGGAGATGCCCTTTGGGTAAATACAAATGTAGGAGAGGCAATTCCTGATGTTATTACGCCACTTACCTGGAGTATAGTTAGAGACCTGGACATTGAAATCAGTTTTATTCCAGGATACTATCTATGGTCCGGCAATATTTGTGGAAGAATCTACTCAAATCTTAGCCAAAGATTATCTGCCATTACGGCATTATATGGTTGGGATGCCAAACGTGCCATGCAACTACTAATCGGTGACGTATTTGGCCATATTCCTGAGGACTTAAGTGTGCCTGTTTACCCATTTTCACGATTAGGTTTGATTAAGCTGATGTTACCGGGGGTAAGGCATTTAATCCAGGGTACTCTAAGAGCCTCTAAAAATATGCCGCAGTTTCTCAAAGACACACCGATTTGGTGCAGGAGGATGACAGAACAAATCAAAATAATAAAGACAAAGGAAGAACTGTTGGAGTTATGGAAGAAAGAACTTGAGCCCTATAACTCTAAGGCTTGGTGGAGTCTAATAACAGGTGGGAGTAAAGCTGGGATTGCTTTGGCATTCAATAAGAAGCTTACAAAGTTAATAGGAAGTGAAGATGCTAACACCCTCCTGTCCAACCTAAGGAGAGATTCAGGTTTGGCAAGTCTTGGACCGGTTGTGGGCATTGCAAAGATTATTAAAGGGGAAATGACTCGTGAGGAATACTTGGTGGAGTATGGTCATCGAGGACCCCATGAGTTTGAGTTATCCATGCCTGATCCCCTAGAGGATGATACTTGGCTGGAGAAACAGATAGAGGAATTTAAAAAGTCAGATACTGATGTGGAAGGGCTACTAAAAAAGCAGCATACTCAATATGAAGATGCATTGAAGAGGTTTCAAGAGCGTGTTCCTAATAAGGTAAAATGGCTTGAGAAGCAAATAATCAAAGCATCTGAAGGTGCTCGTGTCAGAGAAGCAGCTCGTTCAGAATTTGTAAGGGTTTTTAGAGTTATGCGGACATTTATGCTCAAGACAGGAGAACTTACTGGAATAGGAGATGATGTGTTTTTCCTTTATATTAATGAAGTTGAAGATTTGTTGTCTGGTAGATATGATTCAGTAAAGCATATTCCTTCAAGGAAAGAGAATTTTGAGAAATATAAAGCTCTACCGCAATTTCCATCAATTATCAGGGGGCGTTTTAATCCATATGAATGGGCAAAAGACCCTAATAGAAGGTTGGAATATTATGATGCTACTATGCATACTGTTAGTGCATCGGATTCTGAAACTCTTAAGGGTTATGCTGGAGCAGCTGGTAAAGTAGAAGGAATTGTACGAATCCTTTTGAATACAGAAGAAGGGGAAAAACTTTTGCCAGGTGAAATATTAGTTGCTACAACGACCAATATTGGATGGACTCTTTTTTTTCCCAAAGCTGCAGCAATTATTACAGACATTGGAGCACCACTATCTCACGCTGCTATCGTAGCCAGAGAACTTGGTATCCCGGCTGTTGTGGGATGTGGCAATGCCACAACAAGGCTTAAAACAGGGGACAGGGTATTGGTTGATGGGGGACATGGAGTGGTACAGATATTGGATTGA
- a CDS encoding TetR family transcriptional regulator: MPLQLYEKKQILDACLSVFARYGYEKTSTAMLAEVAGISKALIFHHFNSKKELYLSVLDRCFEKGRIEMGFENLLEYQDFFVAKEKFSIIKFDYYKKNPDLYKVVREAFFATPNELKAKIEEKYGLLIANKDKEWKILFEKVPLRKGVDRGQAFKLVMLTLDYFDNKYLSELTDDGDLDETYLRNFLNERNSFLSMIRYGIQRSEDTPY; this comes from the coding sequence TTGCCTTTACAACTTTATGAAAAAAAACAAATCTTGGATGCCTGTCTGAGCGTGTTTGCCCGCTACGGATATGAGAAAACTTCTACTGCAATGCTGGCGGAGGTGGCGGGCATATCAAAGGCACTTATCTTCCATCATTTCAACAGCAAGAAAGAGTTATATCTTAGTGTTTTGGATAGATGCTTCGAAAAAGGAAGGATTGAAATGGGCTTTGAAAATCTGTTGGAATACCAGGATTTTTTTGTAGCCAAAGAAAAATTCAGTATCATCAAATTCGATTATTACAAAAAAAATCCCGACTTGTATAAGGTTGTGAGAGAGGCCTTTTTTGCAACACCGAATGAATTGAAGGCGAAAATTGAAGAAAAGTACGGGTTGTTGATTGCCAATAAGGACAAGGAGTGGAAGATTCTGTTTGAAAAAGTTCCGCTCAGGAAAGGCGTGGACCGTGGGCAGGCCTTCAAACTGGTAATGCTCACACTAGATTATTTTGATAACAAGTATTTATCGGAATTGACAGATGATGGCGATTTGGATGAAACGTATCTCCGAAACTTTCTTAATGAGAGGAATAGTTTTCTTTCTATGATTCGATATGGGATTCAAAGGTCAGAGGACACACCGTACTAG
- a CDS encoding antitermination protein NusB — translation MRQKFMAEIKKHEGINGAYVEIPFDVEDVFGAKRVKVKAYFDGKEYRGSIVRMAGCYMIGLTQALRKEIGKESGDIITVEVEKDEEERIIEMPEDFKIALGQNPSSKDYFEKLSFSRKKEYVTWITGAKKAETRNARMEKALVMLAENKKLK, via the coding sequence ATGAGACAAAAGTTTATGGCAGAGATTAAAAAGCATGAGGGTATAAATGGAGCCTACGTTGAAATTCCATTTGATGTAGAGGATGTATTTGGTGCAAAGCGTGTCAAAGTTAAAGCTTATTTTGACGGGAAAGAATATCGAGGTTCTATAGTTAGGATGGCCGGGTGTTACATGATTGGATTAACTCAAGCCCTGCGTAAAGAGATAGGTAAAGAATCCGGTGATATTATTACCGTTGAGGTTGAGAAGGATGAGGAAGAACGTATAATAGAGATGCCAGAGGATTTCAAAATAGCATTGGGACAGAACCCTAGTTCTAAAGATTATTTTGAGAAACTATCATTTTCGCGTAAAAAAGAATATGTTACATGGATAACGGGGGCGAAAAAGGCTGAAACAAGAAATGCAAGAATGGAAAAGGCTTTGGTAATGCTTGCTGAGAATAAGAAATTGAAGTAA
- a CDS encoding ABC transporter encodes MNVFIREMKANRKSLIIWSIGVFLMVASSMGKYAALSASGQSINDLLGQMPNSLKAIMGLGTFDLSTVIGYYGVLFIYLVVMATIHAAMLGANIISKEERDKTAEFLLVKPISRNKIITSKLSATLVNILVLNLVTFVSSIVMVQKYSNGESVIGDITVLMIGMFMLQLIFLFIGTAIAAISKNPKTATSLSTGILLITFILSVAIDINSRIENLKYLTPFKYYEAKNLLLDGGFDAVYVILSAVIIPVLFSTTYVFYRKRDLNV; translated from the coding sequence ATGAATGTGTTTATTAGAGAAATGAAAGCCAATAGGAAATCCCTTATTATATGGAGTATTGGTGTGTTCTTAATGGTTGCTAGCAGTATGGGTAAATATGCTGCTTTATCAGCCTCTGGTCAATCTATAAATGACTTACTGGGTCAAATGCCAAATTCCTTAAAGGCTATTATGGGTTTAGGCACTTTCGATTTATCAACTGTCATTGGGTATTACGGAGTACTGTTTATATACTTGGTAGTAATGGCAACTATCCATGCTGCAATGCTTGGAGCCAATATAATTTCAAAGGAAGAGAGAGATAAAACAGCAGAGTTTTTATTAGTAAAACCTATTTCAAGAAATAAAATAATAACATCAAAACTATCAGCAACTTTAGTAAATATATTAGTATTGAATCTTGTAACGTTTGTTTCCTCTATTGTTATGGTACAAAAATATAGTAATGGCGAATCGGTAATTGGTGACATAACAGTATTGATGATTGGAATGTTTATGTTACAGCTAATATTCTTATTTATCGGTACAGCAATAGCAGCTATAAGCAAGAATCCAAAGACTGCTACATCGCTATCTACAGGAATATTATTGATCACATTTATACTATCGGTAGCCATTGATATAAACAGCAGGATTGAAAATTTGAAATACCTTACACCTTTTAAATATTATGAAGCTAAAAATCTATTGCTTGATGGAGGTTTTGATGCTGTCTATGTAATACTGTCCGCTGTAATTATTCCAGTACTATTCAGTACAACCTATGTATTTTATAGAAAAAGAGATTTGAATGTATAG
- a CDS encoding ABC transporter permease, with product MNMFLHELKAYRKFTIIWTLSLVGIIVLFLSMFPSFSQEAEEFKKLMEGFPEAVRIAFGLAVENIGSIIGYYSYVFLYISLVGAIQAMSLGTSIVSKEVREKTADFLLTKPVTRTQIMTSKLLAALTSLVITNLFFITVATTMAFLVETKEYSTKIFLMISLTLFFLQLIFLALGIIVSVVVTKIKSVLPISLGTVFTFFIVSAVASIIGDDALRYITPFEYFDLAYIVQNSSYETSFIIAAIGFIAAAITASYFIYSKKDIHAV from the coding sequence ATGAATATGTTTTTACATGAACTAAAGGCATACAGGAAATTCACTATTATTTGGACCCTATCCCTAGTTGGGATAATTGTGCTTTTCCTTTCAATGTTCCCCTCATTTTCGCAGGAGGCAGAAGAGTTCAAAAAGTTAATGGAAGGTTTTCCAGAGGCAGTAAGAATAGCATTCGGGCTTGCTGTGGAAAATATAGGTTCTATTATAGGATATTATTCTTATGTATTCTTATATATTTCACTTGTCGGAGCAATTCAGGCCATGAGTTTAGGTACATCCATTGTATCCAAGGAAGTGCGTGAAAAAACTGCAGATTTTCTTTTGACTAAACCTGTTACCCGTACACAGATTATGACTTCAAAGCTTTTGGCAGCTTTAACCTCATTAGTAATTACTAATCTATTTTTTATAACGGTAGCAACAACTATGGCATTCCTAGTAGAAACAAAAGAGTATAGTACAAAAATATTCTTGATGATTTCTCTGACATTGTTTTTTCTTCAGCTTATTTTCCTGGCGTTGGGAATTATAGTTTCTGTTGTGGTAACTAAGATTAAATCAGTACTTCCGATCTCTTTGGGTACTGTATTCACATTCTTTATCGTTAGTGCGGTTGCATCTATTATTGGAGATGATGCTTTACGTTATATTACTCCATTTGAATATTTTGACTTAGCCTATATTGTGCAAAATTCCAGCTATGAGACTTCTTTTATTATTGCAGCAATAGGTTTTATTGCTGCAGCTATTACAGCTAGTTATTTTATTTATTCCAAAAAGGATATCCATGCAGTTTAG
- a CDS encoding ABC transporter produces MNVIEIKNLTKYYGKARGIIDISFNVEDGEIFGFIGPNGAGKSTTIRTLLSLIYPTSGSATIFGKDVIQFGPEIKKEIGYLPAEVFYYDKMRVIDLLNYSASFYKKDCSKRIHELAEIMNLDLKKRIDDLSLGNKKKVGIVQGLLHEPKLIILDEPTSGLDPLMQQKFFDLLAEENKKGATILFSSHILSEVQRLCKRVAIIKEGRIVKVEKISTLKENNHKKFQIETKSKLDKNYFNTTGVTDLEIKDQMVSFLFRGNINFIMKKISEIEIANLWVEEPNLEEIFMHYYEKEA; encoded by the coding sequence GTGAATGTTATTGAAATAAAAAATCTCACCAAGTATTATGGCAAGGCGCGAGGAATTATTGATATAAGTTTTAATGTTGAAGATGGAGAAATTTTTGGCTTCATTGGACCAAACGGGGCAGGTAAGTCAACGACTATCAGAACTTTATTATCATTGATTTACCCAACCAGCGGGAGTGCCACAATTTTTGGTAAAGACGTTATCCAATTTGGTCCTGAAATAAAAAAGGAGATAGGTTACTTGCCAGCAGAAGTTTTTTATTATGACAAAATGAGAGTTATTGATCTTCTGAACTATTCTGCCAGTTTTTATAAAAAGGATTGCAGTAAAAGAATTCATGAATTAGCCGAAATCATGAATCTGGATCTTAAAAAAAGGATTGATGATTTATCTTTGGGTAACAAAAAGAAAGTTGGTATTGTTCAAGGGCTACTCCATGAACCCAAACTTATTATACTTGACGAACCTACTAGTGGGTTAGATCCACTTATGCAGCAAAAATTTTTTGACTTACTAGCAGAAGAAAACAAAAAAGGAGCGACTATTCTTTTTTCTTCTCACATTTTAAGTGAAGTTCAGAGATTATGTAAGCGTGTTGCCATTATTAAAGAAGGTAGAATCGTAAAGGTCGAAAAGATTAGTACCTTAAAAGAAAATAACCATAAGAAATTCCAAATAGAAACAAAATCAAAGTTAGATAAGAACTATTTTAATACTACTGGTGTCACTGATCTAGAGATAAAGGATCAGATGGTAAGCTTCCTGTTTAGGGGTAACATTAATTTCATCATGAAAAAGATATCCGAAATAGAGATCGCTAATCTTTGGGTAGAGGAACCAAATCTTGAAGAGATATTTATGCATTACTATGAAAAGGAGGCCTGA
- a CDS encoding ABC transporter — MKEPIVMAKNLRKSYGDLQAVKGIDFKIYQGECFGILGPNGAGKTTTVAMLYCFLPVTKGHLEVLGMDVTNSPRQIKMKLGVVPQENNLDLELTVLENLIIYASYFDIKKRTAEKKALELLAFFNLMEKKDINVEQLSGGMKRRLALARGLINSPEMLILDEPTTGLDPEARHIIWQHLRLLKQQGLTIVLTTHYLEEASQLCDYLFIIDQGEIIERGSPRELVEKHIGRYVLELELPAEKHQCLLEELDSNVKGYKLLGNTLYLYLNSEGQYAATKLQQYPYISYQLLRPANLEDVFLKLTGKGLLGGE, encoded by the coding sequence ATGAAAGAGCCAATCGTAATGGCAAAAAATCTGCGAAAGAGCTATGGGGATTTGCAAGCAGTAAAAGGTATTGATTTTAAAATCTATCAAGGAGAATGTTTTGGAATTCTAGGACCAAATGGTGCCGGAAAAACTACTACTGTAGCCATGCTTTATTGCTTCTTACCTGTGACTAAAGGCCATTTGGAAGTGCTAGGAATGGATGTTACTAATTCTCCACGTCAAATTAAGATGAAATTAGGAGTTGTCCCTCAAGAAAACAATTTAGATTTGGAATTAACGGTATTAGAAAACCTGATTATATACGCTAGTTATTTTGACATAAAAAAAAGAACAGCCGAAAAAAAAGCATTAGAACTACTGGCCTTTTTCAATTTAATGGAAAAGAAAGATATAAACGTGGAACAATTGTCAGGAGGAATGAAAAGACGGCTTGCTCTAGCCCGGGGGTTAATCAATAGCCCAGAAATGCTTATATTGGATGAGCCAACCACAGGTCTTGACCCTGAAGCAAGACATATTATTTGGCAGCATTTACGCCTATTAAAGCAGCAAGGTCTTACTATTGTCTTAACTACCCACTATTTAGAAGAAGCCAGTCAGCTCTGTGACTATTTGTTTATTATTGACCAAGGTGAGATTATCGAAAGAGGTTCACCGAGAGAATTAGTTGAAAAGCACATTGGAAGGTATGTTTTAGAGTTGGAACTGCCTGCTGAAAAGCACCAATGCCTGTTAGAGGAATTGGATTCAAATGTTAAGGGATACAAGCTTTTAGGCAATACTCTATATCTTTATTTGAATAGCGAGGGTCAATATGCTGCAACCAAACTACAGCAGTACCCCTATATCTCTTATCAATTACTTCGTCCTGCAAATCTAGAGGATGTATTTTTAAAACTAACTGGGAAGGGGTTGTTAGGCGGTGAATAG
- a CDS encoding ABC transporter permease: MNRWAFKVLWRNLIVFKKTWLTNMTFYFIEPLLYLSAMGLGLGAFIGEINGTSYVQFIAPGIIASSAMWAAASESTYGSFVKMHYQKIYHAMVAAPLSIEEVVAGEILYAAFKAVIYGSIILLVITAFGLVASPWALLTPLVLVLAGFVFALLGMIWTGLVPNIDTFSFFFTLVVTPMFLFSGVFFPIDNLPGFVQIAAWFLPLFHVVVLLRSLVFGEIGLYLLTHVGILILTIVILFPFPQRLMRKRLGI, encoded by the coding sequence GTGAATAGGTGGGCTTTTAAGGTATTATGGCGGAACTTAATTGTGTTTAAAAAGACATGGTTGACCAATATGACTTTTTATTTTATAGAGCCCCTTTTATATTTATCTGCTATGGGCTTAGGCCTTGGGGCATTTATCGGAGAAATCAACGGTACCTCATATGTTCAATTTATTGCCCCAGGAATCATAGCTTCATCCGCCATGTGGGCAGCTGCTTCAGAAAGTACATATGGATCCTTTGTAAAAATGCATTATCAAAAGATATATCACGCAATGGTTGCTGCACCTTTAAGTATTGAGGAAGTGGTTGCTGGAGAAATTCTCTACGCTGCTTTTAAGGCAGTAATTTACGGTAGTATAATTCTATTAGTTATTACAGCCTTTGGCTTGGTTGCTTCCCCTTGGGCGTTACTTACTCCTTTAGTACTAGTATTAGCAGGGTTTGTTTTTGCTCTACTGGGGATGATTTGGACAGGACTTGTACCCAATATTGACACATTTTCTTTTTTCTTTACTTTAGTGGTTACGCCTATGTTTCTTTTTTCAGGGGTATTTTTTCCCATTGATAATCTCCCAGGCTTTGTCCAAATTGCTGCCTGGTTTTTACCCCTTTTCCATGTGGTAGTCTTGCTTCGTTCTTTAGTTTTTGGAGAAATAGGCTTGTATTTACTAACTCACGTTGGAATATTAATCCTAACTAT